In a single window of the Prochlorococcus marinus str. AS9601 genome:
- the nusB gene encoding transcription antitermination factor NusB: MHNRSLSRELSLISLGLIKDKGDFKLNKFQIEEIIESAIDSLINHCREELDNCESELENASQKILDSELQEGVDSSYSNVRDELKKSLTKIENVMNTLSVTLDFPKLIISSGQIDIREDVNQRICNIINNLKSIDSDIDQVMDGWRLKRLPRIDRDILRLAYVDINFLNTPVAVACDEAVNLANKYSDLKGRKFINGVLRRLQTISLS, from the coding sequence ATGCACAATAGATCCCTTTCTAGAGAATTGTCTTTAATTTCTCTTGGCCTGATAAAAGATAAAGGTGATTTTAAACTAAATAAATTTCAGATAGAAGAAATTATTGAATCCGCAATTGATTCACTGATAAACCATTGCAGAGAGGAGTTAGATAATTGCGAGTCAGAGTTGGAAAATGCCTCACAAAAAATATTAGATAGTGAATTGCAAGAAGGTGTTGATTCTTCTTATTCAAATGTTAGAGATGAGTTAAAAAAATCTCTGACAAAAATTGAAAATGTAATGAATACACTTTCAGTAACTTTAGATTTTCCCAAATTAATTATTTCTAGCGGTCAAATAGATATTAGAGAGGATGTGAATCAAAGGATTTGTAATATAATAAATAACCTTAAAAGTATTGATTCTGATATCGATCAAGTCATGGATGGTTGGAGATTAAAAAGATTACCACGAATTGATAGGGATATTTTGCGTTTAGCTTATGTTGACATCAATTTTTTGAATACTCCTGTCGCTGTTGCTTGTGATGAGGCTGTTAATTTAGCTAATAAATATAGTGATTTGAAAGGAAGAAAATTTATTAATGGCGTTTTAAGGAGATTACAAACAATTTCATTGTCATAA